In the genome of Neorhizobium sp. NCHU2750, one region contains:
- a CDS encoding FAD-dependent oxidoreductase — MSASSLFDKQCDHFSTKIVDLIMVDKPDELDRRVAAAFSEREASRERRITQISGECRAGLACKRLADGRFPEISAGQRVAVLSAYIYVGEEILRWILEPEASVRTRVSGLVAIDLAPSCMDISRAQLLQTMNLLSGKRCAPSDLSHFVAISISETARSRTLQMAPYEEGSLKSVTGFTVIIEEAVPFDMVAYGRNLMLKASAGSFPTIDLLYDYRLFLDKCSDSGRIGFFPEDVPRPKVAVIGAGISGLVVASELLHAGVDDVTIYEAGDRVGGKLWSHAFKDAPSVVAEMGAMRFPPAASCLFFFLERYGLSSMRPFPNPGTVDTDLVYEGCRYMWKAGQQPPKLFHRVYSGWHAFLKDGFLEGDIVLASPDAITEALKLGDIRRAHDAWQIWLNRFGRESFSSAIERIFLGTHPPGGETWSFPHDWDLFKLMGIGSGGFGPVFESGFIEILRLVINGYEENQRMCSEGISELPRRIASQVVNGVSVSQRIRHVQVRAVEKEKTKIKIRLKSGISELYDKVVVTSGLANIQLRHRLTSDTTIFRAPVNQAVDNSHMTGSSKLFLLTERKFWFDHMLPSCVLMDGVAKAVYCLDYEPQDPNGKGVVLISYTWEDDSHKLLAIPDKKERLCLLRDAISKSFPAFARHLVPACADYDQNVVQHDWLTDENAGGAFKLNRRGEDFYSEELFFQALDMTNDTGVYLAGCSCSFTGGWVEGAIQTACNAVCAIIHNCGGVLAKDNPLEHSWRRYNYRNRN; from the coding sequence ATGTCAGCCTCATCTCTTTTTGATAAACAATGCGATCATTTCTCTACCAAAATTGTGGATCTGATAATGGTCGACAAGCCTGATGAATTGGACCGCCGCGTTGCCGCAGCCTTCTCAGAACGAGAAGCTTCGAGGGAAAGAAGAATTACTCAAATTTCCGGCGAGTGCCGCGCTGGGTTAGCTTGCAAAAGGCTGGCCGACGGTCGCTTTCCGGAGATCTCAGCCGGTCAGAGGGTCGCAGTCCTCTCCGCTTACATCTATGTTGGCGAGGAAATTCTGAGGTGGATACTCGAACCAGAAGCTTCGGTGCGAACAAGAGTGAGTGGTCTCGTTGCCATCGACCTTGCACCATCTTGCATGGATATCTCCAGAGCTCAACTTCTCCAAACCATGAATTTGCTGAGTGGTAAAAGATGTGCACCCAGCGACCTTAGTCATTTCGTGGCCATTTCAATCTCTGAGACTGCCCGCTCCCGAACCCTGCAAATGGCGCCGTACGAAGAAGGCTCGTTGAAAAGCGTTACCGGGTTTACCGTAATCATTGAAGAGGCAGTACCATTTGACATGGTAGCTTATGGTCGAAACCTGATGCTGAAGGCTTCGGCAGGGTCCTTTCCAACGATCGACTTGCTCTACGACTACAGATTGTTTCTCGACAAATGTTCAGATAGTGGGCGGATCGGCTTCTTTCCAGAAGATGTTCCCAGGCCAAAAGTAGCGGTCATTGGGGCTGGCATTTCCGGGCTCGTGGTGGCAAGCGAACTGCTTCATGCTGGCGTAGACGATGTTACAATATATGAAGCAGGTGATCGGGTTGGAGGCAAGCTTTGGTCACATGCTTTCAAGGACGCTCCGAGCGTCGTGGCCGAAATGGGGGCGATGCGATTTCCTCCTGCTGCATCGTGCTTGTTTTTCTTCCTCGAGCGGTACGGTCTGTCTTCGATGAGGCCGTTCCCAAATCCCGGCACAGTCGACACTGACTTGGTCTACGAGGGTTGCCGATACATGTGGAAAGCCGGGCAGCAGCCACCGAAGTTGTTCCATCGCGTTTATAGCGGGTGGCATGCGTTCTTGAAGGACGGTTTCCTTGAGGGAGATATTGTGTTGGCTTCGCCTGATGCTATCACTGAGGCCTTGAAATTAGGGGACATTAGGCGGGCTCATGACGCCTGGCAAATTTGGCTGAACCGTTTCGGGAGGGAGTCGTTCTCTTCAGCGATAGAGAGGATCTTTCTGGGCACGCATCCTCCCGGTGGTGAAACATGGAGTTTCCCTCATGATTGGGACCTATTCAAGCTAATGGGAATAGGATCTGGCGGGTTTGGTCCAGTTTTTGAAAGCGGGTTTATTGAGATCCTTCGCTTGGTCATAAACGGATATGAAGAAAATCAGCGGATGTGCTCTGAAGGAATCTCAGAACTTCCACGTCGGATCGCCTCTCAAGTGGTTAATGGCGTGTCTGTAAGCCAGCGTATACGCCATGTTCAAGTCAGGGCGGTTGAGAAGGAAAAGACAAAAATAAAGATAAGGCTTAAGAGCGGGATATCTGAACTTTATGATAAGGTGGTGGTTACATCTGGACTCGCAAATATCCAACTCAGGCATCGTCTGACATCCGATACCACCATTTTTCGTGCACCAGTGAACCAAGCCGTTGATAACAGCCACATGACGGGCTCTTCAAAATTGTTCCTGCTGACTGAACGTAAATTTTGGTTTGACCATATGCTCCCGTCCTGTGTCCTCATGGACGGGGTCGCAAAAGCAGTGTATTGTCTGGACTATGAGCCGCAGGATCCGAACGGTAAAGGTGTGGTGCTCATCAGTTATACATGGGAGGACGACTCCCACAAGCTATTGGCGATCCCCGACAAAAAAGAGCGATTATGTCTGCTACGGGACGCAATTTCGAAATCGTTCCCGGCGTTTGCCCGGCATTTAGTTCCCGCTTGCGCTGATTACGACCAAAATGTTGTTCAACATGATTGGCTTACAGACGAGAATGCCGGCGGAGCTTTCAAACTCAACCGGCGTGGCGAGGATTTTTATTCTGAAGAACTTTTCTTTCAAGCGCTGGACATGACTAATGATACTGGAGTTTACTTGGCGGGTTGCAGTTGTTCCTTTACCGGTGGATGGGTGGAG